One Leisingera sp. M658 genomic window carries:
- a CDS encoding helix-turn-helix domain-containing protein, translating into MEPIPSEETGLGPEALEAPDGEVLGKMIRDARKEKGLTLEEAARAAAIGRSTLSKIENNQTRPSFEIIRRLMQTLELETPQLFVQSGQSGVTGRRDFTRTGLGEHKETSTYDHELLCSELTSKRMVPYISTIKARDVTEFDNWVRHQGEEFMFVLSGELILYTEHYRPLRMGAGDSVYYDSGMGHGCVSVSKEDARVLWVSLEV; encoded by the coding sequence ATGGAACCAATTCCCTCAGAAGAAACAGGGCTGGGCCCGGAGGCGCTGGAGGCTCCGGACGGTGAAGTCCTGGGGAAAATGATTCGCGATGCCCGCAAGGAAAAGGGGCTGACGTTGGAGGAAGCAGCGCGCGCTGCGGCCATTGGTCGGTCGACTTTGTCGAAGATCGAGAACAACCAGACCCGCCCCAGTTTCGAGATTATCCGCCGCCTGATGCAGACGCTGGAACTGGAAACGCCGCAGTTGTTTGTACAGTCCGGGCAAAGCGGCGTCACCGGGCGCCGGGATTTCACCCGCACCGGATTGGGTGAGCACAAGGAAACTTCGACCTATGATCACGAACTGCTGTGCAGCGAGCTGACCAGCAAGCGCATGGTGCCGTACATCAGCACCATCAAGGCGCGCGACGTGACGGAGTTCGACAATTGGGTCCGCCACCAGGGTGAAGAGTTTATGTTTGTGCTGAGCGGCGAGCTGATCCTTTACACGGAACACTACCGGCCGCTTCGCATGGGGGCGGGGGACTCAGTCTATTATGACAGCGGTATGGGCCACGGCTGTGTGTCGGTCAGCAAAGAAGACGCCAGGGTGCTGTGGGTGTCGCTGGAAGTGTGA
- a CDS encoding trimethylamine methyltransferase family protein, translating into MAARARRRGREARIEAESAPAEDNPPVWSGIEGGRFRPLSDADEAEINEAVLSLLETLGLSQATPSMIEKVCAAGGSYTQDKRLLFPRALVLKTIKEARRDVVLYGQDPRHDLNLSGKRVHMSSGGGAPGVFDLEDGRYRDSTLKDLYDAARICDAMENIHHFSRSVVARDVGDVADMDLNTAYACLMGTSKHVSVSVSEPQNVQQLAEMCYALAGSEEAFRARPFLTVMVCHVVPPMRFAEEALDTLEAAVLAGFPVQLISAGQAGATSPATIAGSLVQAVAETLAGLVFARLVDPDAAAIYGAKPLIADLRTGSMCAGGGEQAILMAAAAQMGRFYDLPVTSIAGITDSKTLDAQYGSEKNLAVSSAAHAGSNLITQACGMQASLLGVSLEAYVVDNDMIGNILRTLRGVEVNAENIGAEVIAEVCRGEGHYLGHRHTFSRMKSDYFYPHLGDRQTPREWEEQGARAIGEVARDKARELLAGHFPAHIPDGKDQELRARFNIRLSRAQIGRA; encoded by the coding sequence ATGGCTGCAAGAGCGCGCCGCCGCGGCAGAGAAGCCCGGATCGAAGCCGAAAGCGCACCGGCAGAAGACAACCCGCCGGTCTGGAGCGGCATTGAGGGCGGCCGGTTCCGGCCTCTCAGCGACGCCGATGAGGCTGAGATCAACGAGGCGGTGCTGTCGCTGCTGGAAACGCTGGGGCTGAGCCAGGCAACACCTTCGATGATCGAGAAAGTCTGCGCTGCGGGTGGCAGCTATACGCAAGACAAGCGGCTGCTGTTCCCGCGGGCGCTGGTTCTGAAAACCATCAAGGAAGCCCGCCGCGATGTGGTGCTCTATGGCCAGGATCCGCGCCATGATCTGAACCTGTCCGGCAAACGTGTCCACATGAGCTCGGGCGGCGGCGCGCCCGGGGTATTTGACCTTGAGGACGGGCGCTACCGGGATAGCACGCTGAAAGACCTCTATGACGCGGCGCGCATTTGCGATGCGATGGAAAATATTCACCATTTCAGCCGCTCGGTGGTGGCCCGCGATGTCGGGGACGTGGCGGATATGGACCTGAACACTGCCTATGCCTGCCTGATGGGCACCTCCAAACATGTGTCGGTGTCGGTTTCCGAACCGCAGAATGTGCAGCAGCTGGCGGAGATGTGTTATGCGCTGGCCGGATCCGAAGAGGCCTTTCGCGCGCGCCCCTTCCTGACTGTGATGGTCTGCCACGTGGTGCCGCCGATGCGCTTTGCCGAGGAGGCGCTGGACACGCTGGAGGCCGCGGTTCTGGCGGGTTTCCCGGTGCAGCTGATCTCGGCAGGCCAAGCGGGCGCCACCAGCCCGGCAACCATTGCGGGCTCGCTGGTGCAGGCTGTGGCGGAAACTCTGGCCGGGCTGGTGTTTGCCCGGCTCGTCGACCCGGATGCCGCCGCGATCTATGGTGCCAAGCCGCTGATTGCCGACCTGCGCACCGGATCAATGTGCGCAGGCGGCGGCGAGCAGGCGATCTTGATGGCGGCCGCGGCACAGATGGGCCGGTTCTATGATCTGCCCGTGACCTCGATTGCCGGCATCACCGACTCCAAGACGCTGGATGCCCAGTATGGCAGCGAGAAGAACCTGGCCGTGTCTTCCGCAGCCCATGCCGGTTCCAACCTGATCACCCAGGCCTGCGGCATGCAGGCAAGCCTTCTGGGCGTGTCGCTGGAGGCTTATGTGGTCGACAACGACATGATCGGCAACATCCTGCGGACCCTGCGCGGAGTAGAGGTGAATGCGGAGAATATCGGCGCCGAGGTGATTGCCGAAGTCTGCCGTGGTGAAGGCCACTATCTGGGCCACCGCCACACCTTCAGCCGGATGAAGTCCGACTACTTCTATCCGCATCTGGGTGACCGCCAGACCCCGAGGGAGTGGGAAGAGCAGGGCGCGCGCGCGATTGGCGAAGTGGCCAGGGACAAGGCGCGGGAGCTGCTGGCCGGCCACTTCCCCGCCCATATTCCGGACGGCAAGGACCAGGAACTGCGCGCGCGGTTCAATATTCGTCTGAGCCGGGCGCAAATCGGGCGGGCGTGA
- a CDS encoding FAD-dependent oxidoreductase: MSLPSHARTVIIGGGVIGCSIAYHLAREGRKDIVVLERSKLTSGTTWHAAGLVRRLRPSATLTKLIDYSIDLYRELEVETGQATGWTQTGSLTLATNPDRLTNIKRQVSLGRAFGLEAEVVDAKRAKELWPLIETDDVIGAVWSPADGRVNPSDVALALSKGARARGVQFFEDTAVTGLQKKGGRISGVEVGEHLIEADEVVIACGLWSREVAAMAGAHMPLYACEHFYILTKPLEEVQALGKGAHLPTLNDQDAFLYARDDVEGLLVGCFEPHAKGLPLDRLPKDFSFDLLDEDWDHFMPMMENALRRIPALEKAEVRMLLNGPESFTLDSQFMLGESPEVPGLFLMGGMNSTGIALAGGAGRAMAEWIIAGEPAIELNEADIRRFSPEMNVLGALEARIPEVLGRHYDNPYPGRSMETARGQRRSPIHAGLAAAGARFESRGGWERAVHFGGADAHLPLTFGVPAWRDQVGREVDACRNGAAILDQSAFGKIMVQGPDACAFLNHLCAAQMDIAEGRIAYTQILNRKGGVESDITVQRHGANAYLMIAGAGEVVRDLKRMRETKDAFHVEFTDVTSGYAIIGLAGAKAREVLQATSNSPVPDLKRFQFAAVEIGLARGWAGRQSFTGEEGYELYIPADMAMAAYEALLAAGASHAGLYASGSLRIESRFCAFGHELSPGITPQEAGLGVFCAFGTGFVGEEALMSHTPKRRIVSILFDDPEAIPIHDEPVYFGGDVVGQITSAAWSYRYGRSLALAMIDAPLGLLSKNTVVPGFEVEIACTRYGAKASLKPAKEAFRT; encoded by the coding sequence ATGAGCCTTCCTTCTCACGCCCGCACTGTCATCATCGGCGGCGGTGTCATCGGATGTTCCATCGCTTATCACCTGGCCCGCGAAGGGCGGAAGGATATCGTGGTGCTGGAGCGTTCGAAACTCACCTCCGGCACCACTTGGCACGCCGCCGGGCTGGTACGCCGCCTGCGGCCTTCGGCAACGCTGACCAAGCTGATCGACTATTCCATTGATCTGTACAGAGAGCTGGAGGTGGAGACCGGCCAGGCCACCGGCTGGACCCAGACCGGCTCGCTGACTTTGGCCACCAACCCCGACCGGCTGACCAACATTAAACGCCAGGTCTCGCTGGGCCGCGCCTTTGGGCTGGAGGCGGAAGTGGTGGATGCCAAACGCGCCAAGGAGCTGTGGCCGCTGATCGAAACCGATGATGTGATCGGCGCGGTCTGGTCGCCTGCCGATGGCCGGGTGAACCCCTCGGACGTGGCTTTGGCGCTGTCCAAGGGCGCGCGGGCGCGGGGGGTGCAGTTCTTTGAAGATACCGCCGTCACCGGGTTGCAGAAGAAAGGCGGACGCATTTCCGGCGTCGAAGTGGGCGAGCATCTGATTGAGGCCGACGAGGTGGTCATCGCCTGCGGCCTCTGGTCCCGCGAGGTTGCCGCCATGGCGGGCGCCCATATGCCGCTTTACGCCTGCGAGCATTTCTACATCCTGACCAAACCATTGGAAGAGGTGCAGGCGCTTGGCAAGGGCGCGCATCTGCCGACGCTGAATGACCAGGACGCCTTCCTCTATGCCCGCGACGATGTGGAGGGCCTGCTGGTCGGCTGTTTCGAACCCCACGCCAAAGGCCTGCCCCTGGACCGTCTGCCCAAGGACTTCTCGTTCGACCTGCTGGACGAGGACTGGGACCATTTCATGCCGATGATGGAAAATGCCCTGCGCCGCATCCCGGCGTTGGAGAAGGCCGAGGTTCGGATGCTGCTGAACGGCCCGGAAAGCTTCACCCTCGACAGCCAGTTCATGCTGGGCGAAAGCCCCGAGGTGCCGGGGCTGTTCCTGATGGGCGGCATGAACTCCACTGGCATCGCACTGGCCGGCGGCGCGGGGCGCGCGATGGCGGAATGGATCATTGCGGGTGAGCCGGCGATCGAGCTGAACGAGGCTGACATCCGCCGCTTCAGCCCCGAAATGAACGTGCTGGGCGCGCTGGAGGCCCGCATCCCCGAGGTGCTGGGCCGTCACTATGACAACCCCTATCCAGGGCGTTCCATGGAGACCGCCCGCGGCCAGCGCCGCTCGCCCATCCACGCTGGCCTTGCGGCTGCCGGTGCGCGTTTTGAGAGCCGTGGCGGCTGGGAGCGCGCTGTGCACTTTGGCGGTGCGGACGCGCATCTGCCGCTGACCTTCGGCGTGCCTGCCTGGCGCGATCAAGTGGGCCGAGAGGTAGACGCCTGCCGCAACGGCGCCGCCATTCTGGACCAAAGCGCATTCGGCAAGATCATGGTGCAGGGGCCGGATGCCTGTGCCTTCCTCAACCATCTCTGTGCGGCGCAGATGGATATCGCCGAGGGCCGCATCGCCTATACCCAGATCCTGAACCGCAAAGGCGGGGTGGAAAGCGACATCACCGTGCAACGGCACGGGGCAAACGCTTACCTCATGATCGCCGGCGCCGGTGAGGTGGTGCGCGACCTGAAGCGGATGCGTGAGACCAAAGATGCGTTTCACGTGGAATTCACCGATGTCACCAGCGGCTACGCGATCATCGGTCTAGCAGGCGCAAAGGCTCGCGAGGTACTGCAAGCGACCTCGAACAGCCCGGTGCCGGATTTGAAACGCTTCCAGTTCGCCGCTGTCGAGATCGGCCTGGCGCGCGGCTGGGCCGGGCGGCAGAGTTTCACCGGCGAGGAGGGGTATGAACTGTACATCCCCGCCGACATGGCCATGGCCGCCTATGAGGCACTGTTGGCGGCAGGTGCAAGCCATGCAGGTCTGTACGCCAGCGGGTCCTTGCGGATCGAAAGCCGCTTTTGCGCCTTTGGCCATGAGCTCAGCCCCGGCATCACGCCGCAGGAGGCGGGCCTGGGTGTTTTCTGCGCCTTTGGCACCGGGTTTGTAGGCGAAGAGGCATTGATGTCGCACACCCCGAAGCGCCGGATTGTCTCAATCCTGTTTGATGATCCGGAGGCCATCCCGATCCACGACGAGCCGGTCTATTTCGGCGGCGATGTGGTGGGGCAGATCACCTCGGCCGCGTGGAGCTATCGCTACGGGCGTTCGTTGGCATTGGCGATGATTGATGCACCCCTGGGCCTGCTTTCCAAAAACACCGTTGTCCCGGGATTTGAGGTCGAAATCGCCTGCACCCGCTATGGCGCTAAGGCATCTCTGAAACCCGCCAAAGAGGCGTTTCGCACATGA
- a CDS encoding FAD-dependent oxidoreductase: MTDIPRTTQVAIIGGGIMGVAAQFQLAENGWTDTILFEKAELTSGSTWHAAGQIAHAVGSRLAGWINKTSIDTYKKVEKETGQSIGWHEVGGFRIATNDDEVDWMKSIMGVGKLLDLPMELVGPKEVASVNPFYKTDDVKAAVRTFEDGHIDPSSVTMALAAATRARGARIERRNQVLGASRKGDMWLLRTEKGDVLAEHVVIAAGSYANQVGEWFGLKIPSVSCLHHYLVTDTVPEFTGRPELPVMRDNAYGGYIRQEQKSGLIGIYEGHVCPTVWEMPGGAPWAAENELFEADYDSIGDFLMMAFEKMPVLAELGIKRVVRGAITHTPDGGMLVGPSGAPNVWLSCGSSIGLAWGGGASKVLADWMVHGETPINTRGMDPRRYGNFSTDHFIVERTKDEFMRRHDTPCPGKQFNSLRPLNRHVLYDRLAAKGAVFGEVAGWERPRYFGEVGETEQIGWGHQPWHANAMAEAKAAREAAGVIDLCAFAQFEITGRDAGVLLNRLSANKIPARDGRMSLNHLLTEKGRFETEITIWRMSEGRYFTGSPIARANPDFDWIKSHIRDGEDVQMINRTHDWGMLALSGPASRRILAELTYADLTNQAFPWLSGQEITVASIPCYALRVSFVGELGWELHAPLEQIGELYDALFAAGEKHGLSDLGSYAFNGMRMEKAYRASGELTTDVGPLDVGLERFVVTEGRTFLGKEALLARDPGWELFYAELHAEGIGIHGGEPVLLDGKPVGLTTSGGYGFTVGKSLGWLFVRKGTPQEGLCVQILNREFPVTVHPDALFDPQNLRPRSED, encoded by the coding sequence ATGACTGACATCCCCCGCACCACACAGGTTGCTATCATCGGCGGCGGCATCATGGGCGTGGCCGCCCAGTTCCAGCTGGCCGAGAACGGCTGGACCGACACGATCCTGTTCGAGAAGGCGGAACTTACTTCCGGCTCCACCTGGCACGCGGCGGGGCAGATCGCCCATGCGGTGGGCAGCCGTCTGGCGGGCTGGATCAACAAGACCTCGATCGATACCTACAAGAAAGTTGAGAAGGAAACCGGCCAATCCATCGGCTGGCATGAGGTCGGCGGCTTCCGCATTGCCACCAACGATGACGAGGTGGATTGGATGAAGTCCATCATGGGCGTCGGCAAACTGCTGGACCTGCCGATGGAACTGGTCGGCCCGAAGGAGGTCGCCAGCGTGAACCCTTTCTACAAGACGGATGACGTCAAGGCGGCTGTGCGCACCTTTGAGGACGGCCATATCGACCCCTCATCCGTCACCATGGCGCTGGCCGCGGCCACCCGCGCGCGCGGAGCCAGGATTGAACGCCGCAATCAGGTTCTGGGCGCCTCCCGCAAGGGAGACATGTGGCTATTGCGCACGGAAAAGGGCGATGTGCTGGCCGAACATGTGGTGATTGCTGCAGGTTCCTATGCCAATCAGGTGGGTGAGTGGTTCGGGCTGAAGATCCCCTCGGTCAGCTGCCTGCATCACTATCTGGTCACGGATACGGTGCCGGAGTTTACCGGCCGCCCGGAACTGCCGGTGATGCGCGACAACGCCTATGGCGGCTATATCCGGCAGGAGCAGAAATCCGGCCTGATCGGCATCTATGAAGGCCACGTCTGCCCTACGGTCTGGGAGATGCCGGGCGGCGCGCCTTGGGCCGCCGAGAATGAGCTGTTCGAGGCGGATTACGACTCCATCGGTGATTTTCTGATGATGGCGTTTGAGAAGATGCCGGTGCTGGCGGAGCTGGGTATCAAGCGCGTGGTGCGCGGCGCCATCACCCATACGCCGGACGGCGGCATGCTGGTGGGGCCGTCGGGCGCGCCGAATGTCTGGCTGTCCTGCGGGTCTTCCATTGGCCTCGCCTGGGGCGGCGGTGCTAGCAAGGTGCTGGCCGATTGGATGGTGCATGGCGAAACGCCGATCAACACCCGCGGCATGGATCCGCGCCGCTATGGCAATTTCTCGACCGATCATTTCATTGTCGAGCGCACCAAGGATGAGTTCATGCGCCGCCATGATACCCCGTGCCCCGGCAAGCAGTTCAACAGCTTGCGCCCGCTGAACCGCCATGTGCTTTATGACCGGCTGGCCGCCAAGGGCGCGGTTTTCGGCGAGGTCGCAGGCTGGGAGCGCCCGCGTTACTTTGGCGAGGTGGGCGAGACAGAGCAGATCGGCTGGGGCCATCAGCCCTGGCACGCCAATGCCATGGCAGAGGCCAAGGCGGCGCGGGAGGCAGCCGGCGTCATCGACCTTTGCGCCTTTGCCCAGTTCGAGATCACCGGCAGGGACGCAGGCGTGCTGCTGAACCGGCTGTCGGCCAACAAGATCCCCGCGCGCGACGGGCGGATGAGCCTCAATCACCTGCTGACCGAAAAGGGCCGGTTTGAGACCGAGATCACCATTTGGCGGATGTCTGAGGGCCGATATTTCACTGGTTCGCCAATTGCCCGCGCCAATCCGGATTTCGACTGGATCAAGTCGCACATCCGCGATGGCGAAGACGTGCAGATGATCAACCGCACCCACGATTGGGGCATGCTGGCGCTCTCCGGCCCAGCCTCGCGCCGGATCCTGGCGGAGCTTACCTATGCAGACCTCACGAACCAGGCTTTCCCCTGGCTGTCCGGGCAGGAGATCACCGTGGCGAGCATTCCCTGCTATGCGTTGCGGGTCTCTTTTGTGGGCGAACTCGGCTGGGAGCTGCACGCGCCGCTGGAGCAGATCGGTGAACTCTATGACGCGCTGTTTGCCGCTGGAGAGAAACACGGGTTGAGCGACCTTGGCTCCTATGCCTTCAACGGTATGCGGATGGAGAAGGCTTATCGCGCCTCCGGCGAGCTGACCACCGACGTGGGGCCGCTGGACGTTGGGCTGGAGCGGTTTGTGGTGACAGAGGGCCGGACCTTCCTGGGCAAGGAGGCGCTGCTGGCCCGCGATCCGGGCTGGGAGCTGTTCTACGCCGAACTGCATGCGGAAGGCATCGGCATCCACGGCGGCGAGCCGGTGCTGCTGGATGGCAAACCAGTCGGTCTGACCACCTCGGGCGGCTATGGCTTTACCGTCGGCAAATCGCTGGGCTGGCTGTTTGTCCGCAAGGGCACCCCGCAAGAGGGCCTCTGTGTGCAGATCCTGAACCGCGAATTTCCCGTGACCGTCCACCCGGACGCCCTGTTTGACCCGCAGAACCTGCGGCCCCGATCCGAGGATTAA
- a CDS encoding aldehyde dehydrogenase family protein, with the protein MLDHPLFPRQLDLIPHCWTDGTAAGWSITECRDAGTTQAMRIARKAKAGQLFVNGFLKGGGTIPFGGVKDSGLGREKGFPGISACCATKSFVLNH; encoded by the coding sequence ATGCTGGACCACCCGCTTTTTCCCCGGCAGCTGGACCTCATACCGCATTGCTGGACAGACGGCACGGCCGCCGGTTGGAGCATTACCGAATGCCGGGATGCGGGTACCACCCAGGCCATGCGCATTGCCCGCAAGGCAAAGGCGGGGCAGCTGTTCGTCAATGGCTTCCTAAAAGGCGGCGGCACCATCCCCTTCGGCGGTGTCAAGGACAGCGGCTTGGGGCGTGAAAAGGGGTTTCCCGGCATCAGTGCTTGTTGCGCCACAAAATCCTTTGTTTTGAACCACTAG
- a CDS encoding GntR family transcriptional regulator — protein MKLDPIDTSTAASASAAVFEALRSAIIDGRLEEGEPLRQEEIARRFNTSRIPVREAISRLEEYGLVKTQRFKGAVVAGLSADEAAEIFDFRALLEPEIIRDAVPRMSQELLASARLHCEAFAGCKNPMEWGVLNREFHDALYSASALTYFREAARSAMDRIDRYIRAQLVMSDGMERAEREHIAILSACEEGDATRAAELTKAHVQAAKTSLLAHFPVLIRS, from the coding sequence ATGAAACTGGACCCGATTGATACCTCTACAGCAGCTTCGGCTTCGGCTGCAGTGTTTGAGGCGTTGCGCAGTGCGATCATCGATGGCCGGCTGGAAGAGGGCGAACCGCTGCGCCAGGAGGAAATCGCACGCCGCTTCAACACCAGCCGGATCCCGGTGCGGGAGGCAATCTCGCGGCTGGAGGAATACGGGCTGGTCAAGACTCAGCGCTTCAAGGGCGCGGTTGTTGCCGGGCTGTCGGCGGATGAGGCGGCAGAGATCTTTGATTTCCGCGCGCTGCTGGAGCCGGAGATCATCCGTGATGCGGTCCCGCGGATGTCACAGGAACTGCTTGCCAGTGCGCGGTTGCATTGCGAGGCCTTTGCCGGCTGCAAGAACCCGATGGAGTGGGGTGTTCTGAACCGGGAGTTCCACGACGCGCTCTACAGTGCCAGTGCGCTGACCTATTTTCGCGAAGCAGCCCGCAGCGCGATGGACCGGATCGACCGCTACATCCGTGCGCAGCTGGTCATGAGCGACGGAATGGAGCGCGCCGAGCGGGAGCATATTGCGATCCTGTCGGCCTGCGAAGAGGGCGATGCCACTCGTGCTGCAGAACTGACCAAAGCGCATGTTCAAGCGGCCAAAACCTCGTTGCTGGCGCATTTCCCCGTTCTGATCCGGTCCTGA
- a CDS encoding aspartate aminotransferase family protein produces MNTSQSLAERARLVMPGGVSHELRYKTPHPVYFTRAKGAEKWDADGKRYIDFKLGAASQILGHAHPEVAAAVAAQMGRMPYTGDCHPLEVEWAEWLNRLFPSAERVRFTGSGTESTMLALRLGRAHSRRDKVLRIDGHFHGWHDMLIKGAKPGTTTVPSLGVPQAVCDLTVVAPPDLDAIAALLDSDPQIGTVFVEASGANYGSVPLPEGFLQGIRALADQSGHVLIFDEVITGLRWAPGGRQARDGVVPDLTTLAKAVTGGLPGGAVVGKAEIMELLNPGETRDGLSPPVSHKGTFNAAPMVAAGAVKAMEILSTGAVQAQADAMAARLRDGFNAVFGELEVQALAYGGSSTCHIYFGGTSIDGLDTAAIRKTPPTVVKGLRDGLLERGVDFMSFTSCVTGLPHTPELIDEAVEHFRGTLSALIRDGVLQ; encoded by the coding sequence ATGAACACCAGCCAATCCCTTGCTGAGCGCGCCCGCCTTGTCATGCCGGGCGGGGTCAGCCATGAGCTGCGCTACAAGACTCCGCATCCGGTCTATTTCACCCGCGCCAAGGGGGCTGAGAAATGGGACGCGGACGGCAAGCGCTATATCGATTTCAAGCTGGGCGCGGCCAGCCAGATCCTGGGCCATGCCCACCCTGAGGTCGCCGCCGCGGTGGCAGCCCAGATGGGGCGTATGCCCTATACCGGCGATTGCCACCCGCTGGAGGTGGAATGGGCCGAGTGGCTGAACCGTCTGTTCCCCTCGGCGGAGCGGGTGCGTTTCACCGGGTCCGGCACCGAGTCCACTATGCTGGCGCTGCGGCTGGGCCGGGCGCACTCGCGCCGCGACAAGGTGCTGCGCATCGACGGCCATTTCCATGGCTGGCACGACATGCTGATCAAGGGTGCCAAACCCGGCACCACTACCGTGCCCTCGCTGGGGGTGCCGCAGGCGGTCTGCGACCTGACCGTGGTGGCCCCGCCGGATCTGGACGCCATTGCCGCGCTGTTGGATAGCGACCCGCAGATCGGCACGGTGTTTGTCGAGGCTTCGGGCGCCAACTACGGCTCGGTGCCGCTGCCCGAAGGGTTCCTGCAAGGCATCCGCGCGCTGGCTGATCAAAGCGGCCATGTGCTGATCTTTGACGAGGTGATTACCGGTCTGCGCTGGGCGCCCGGCGGGCGTCAGGCCCGCGACGGTGTGGTGCCGGACCTGACCACCCTGGCCAAGGCCGTAACCGGTGGCCTGCCCGGCGGCGCAGTTGTCGGAAAAGCGGAAATCATGGAGCTCTTGAACCCGGGCGAGACCCGCGACGGGCTGTCGCCGCCAGTCAGCCACAAGGGGACTTTCAATGCAGCCCCAATGGTCGCGGCGGGTGCCGTCAAGGCGATGGAGATCCTGTCCACCGGCGCGGTCCAAGCCCAGGCCGATGCGATGGCGGCCCGGCTGCGCGACGGCTTCAACGCTGTATTCGGCGAACTGGAGGTGCAGGCGCTGGCCTATGGCGGCAGCTCTACCTGCCACATCTATTTCGGCGGCACCTCAATTGACGGGCTGGACACAGCGGCCATCCGGAAAACCCCGCCTACCGTCGTCAAGGGCCTGCGCGACGGGCTGCTGGAGCGGGGGGTGGATTTCATGTCTTTCACCTCTTGCGTGACCGGCCTGCCGCATACCCCGGAATTGATCGACGAGGCTGTGGAGCATTTCCGCGGCACCCTTTCCGCGCTCATCCGTGACGGAGTACTGCAATGA
- a CDS encoding LysR substrate-binding domain-containing protein — MVNLPSLPALRAFEAAARLGSFRAAAEAIGVSPTAVSHHIRGLEAYLNIRLFTRDGRQVHLTDEGARLADGASQAFRILEATVNSVARWPEKTTIRIALGPSFATRWLLPRFADFCAKFPDVELKLVQTPLMVSPQNVDADIFITWGDGRFPGMISEPLVSVLSAPVASPALLDRLGHPQSPADLMRFPLIHQRDTLGWNAWFMQAGVRLDGPLHGPVIEDTNVVLQAAASGQGIVMGWIPLIDTDLQSGVLVQLFDKTVSENRAYYLVRPEAGPNDKVTSAISDWLLAQTSPATAV; from the coding sequence ATGGTCAATCTTCCCTCCCTCCCCGCCCTGCGCGCGTTTGAGGCCGCGGCCCGTCTCGGCAGCTTCCGCGCGGCGGCTGAGGCGATTGGCGTCTCGCCCACCGCTGTCAGCCATCACATTCGCGGGCTGGAGGCCTATTTGAACATCCGGCTTTTCACCCGTGATGGCCGCCAGGTGCATCTGACGGACGAAGGCGCGCGGCTGGCGGATGGCGCCTCACAGGCGTTCAGGATCCTGGAGGCCACAGTGAACTCAGTGGCCCGGTGGCCCGAGAAAACCACGATCCGCATTGCCTTGGGCCCCAGCTTTGCCACCCGCTGGCTGCTGCCCCGCTTTGCCGATTTCTGTGCAAAATTCCCGGATGTAGAACTGAAGCTGGTGCAGACCCCGCTGATGGTCTCGCCGCAGAATGTGGACGCCGATATCTTTATCACCTGGGGCGACGGGCGGTTTCCCGGCATGATTTCCGAACCATTGGTCAGCGTGCTGTCGGCACCAGTCGCCAGCCCGGCCCTGCTGGACCGGCTGGGGCATCCGCAGTCACCTGCCGACCTGATGCGCTTTCCGCTCATCCACCAGCGTGACACCCTGGGCTGGAACGCCTGGTTCATGCAGGCCGGGGTCCGGCTGGACGGCCCGTTGCACGGTCCGGTCATTGAGGACACAAATGTGGTGCTGCAGGCCGCTGCGTCCGGGCAGGGTATCGTGATGGGGTGGATCCCGCTGATCGACACTGATCTGCAAAGCGGGGTGCTTGTGCAGTTGTTCGATAAAACCGTCAGCGAGAACCGCGCTTATTACCTGGTCCGGCCGGAAGCAGGCCCGAATGACAAGGTCACCAGCGCTATCAGCGACTGGCTGCTTGCCCAGACATCACCAGCAACGGCAGTCTGA